The following DNA comes from Brassica oleracea var. oleracea cultivar TO1000 chromosome C5, BOL, whole genome shotgun sequence.
TTGGACAACGATTCAAATAGACTAGCCAAGCGTGGAAAGAGTGGCATGGAATAGCATGAGGAAACCAAATCATCTTAGTCCAGCTTTTGATCTCTATTTCTCCTCTGATGTAAGTGTAGACCGCTCCCGTTTTATATTTATCTCCATTTGTTCCTTGAAGGTCCCATTCATAAACATCTTCATTCTCAGACAGCTCCACCGTTGTAAAGATCTGGACGACGTGAAGTTAAGTTACCATAATAAAAAAAAAAATCTATTAGTCTAGACTTCAAATAAGCACTTGTTAATCATGAAATCATTACGTAATGCATAAAACCCCCCTATTTACGGTCCATTACGTTTATCAATGGTCAAAACAAACTATTACCATGTTCGATAAAAACCCACCTTCTATGATTTAAAATAAGGATAATTATAATCTTTTTCTATCTATAACAACCTTTCTGCGTCAATTAATGTCTGAAAAAAATCAGAAATCTTTCCACGGTCTCTAATCCAATTAATACAACTAATTGATTAACTGCCTAAAAATAACCCCAATAGGATCATCCATATACTAATCCTTATTTACTAGTATTAAAATTTCTCTATATTAAGTAGGAAAAAATACTATAGTACCTGACTGATTATTCGTACTCATCGCTGTATCTGGTATTATTATTTATGGAATACCGAATATTTTGGTTAATGAGACCAATGATAATTAAATACAAAAATACAATGGTCATTTTTGTTTCCGACAAATTATATAAATATATTTACTGTGCAATAACTACCTATCCTCTACTAGGATTGGTCCAAAAGAAAACATAATTATGTTGACTCAGAGCATTAATAGTAATTTAATAATTACTTTTACATTTATATTTTTTTTTTCCATGAATTTAAACGATTCAGAGAGATGCTCCCTCTCTCATCTCTGCACACTGCACAAACACAAAAAATGTACAGACCAACACTGCCTTAAATTGGATCTGTGAGCCCTCCTCTCTCTGACAATCTCCATTATCTCTCCTTCTCTCTCTCTCTCTCTCTGCTTTATTTATTTATTTTACAGTCTTCTCGTTGTACCCCCTTTTCTATCATTTCCGAACTAAAGATTGTCCGATCCACACCGGATCTAAAGAAACTCGATTCGTAACTTTTGATCAAATGTTATGAATCCTCTTTGCTGCATTGCTCCGGTTTTAATCGATGACCGGACAAACCCGGTTATCGCTAAACCGGCTCCGAATCAGCAACAACACTCTCAGCTAGGTCTCATGCCTAGCAACCACGCTTCCAAGCCATCCTTCTCGACGCAAGCCTCGTGGATCAGCCAAGATCAGCTCGAGAGGCTCTCTTCGGAGGACGTGAATCTCGAGGGGAAAGACTCTTCTTCGAACGGAGGTTTCTTCTTTGGAAACGGCGGCGTCGGTGGTGGTGCTGGTGCTGGAGTCGCTGGGATCATGTATAAGTGGACCCACTACGGTAAAGGGTGGAGAGCTAGGTGGTTTGAGCTCGAAGACGGCGTCTTGTCGTATTACAAGATCCATGGACCTGATAAGATCGTGATGAATCCCGCTAGAGACAAGGGTGTGAGAGTGATCGGAGAGGAGTCTGTGAGGTACATTAGGAAGGCTAGCTGCGGCAGCAGCAACAAGCTTGGAGCTGGAGCTGCAGCTTCTTCAAGGCCTTGTAAACCTTTTGGTGAAGTACACTTAAAGGTACAATCTTGATCTTGATCTTTGCATGAGGGATGGTAGATTTTACTCTGCGCTTTGTTTGTTTGTAGGTTTCTTCGATTCGTGCGAGCAAGTCTGATGACAAGAGGCTTACTATATTCACTGGTACAAAGACTCTTCATTTACGCTGCGTATCGAGAGAGAATAGAGCGGCTTGGGTTGAGGCTTTGCAGGTGGCTAAGGATCTTTTTCCAAGAGTCCCCAGCGGCGACATTTTACCCTGTGAAGATGCGGTTGTTTCCACCGAGAAGCTGCGTGAAAGGCTACTGCAGGAAGGCATTGGTGAGACAGTAGTCAAAGATTGTGAAACCATTATGCTTTCGGAAGTTTCTAATCTGCAGAACCGGTTGAAGGTTCTCACACAGAAACACCTTATACTGCTAGATACGCTCAGACAGTTGGAGGTATGTTTTGGTTCTCAAACTATTTATTGGATGTGAAGTGAACATATTGCATCACCAGCCTCATGTTTGTTCTCTCCTTCGTCTTGTAGTAGACTAGTTGATGTGGTTCTTTAAAAATTCATCTTGCAGACTGAAAAAATAGAGCTGGAAACTACTGTGGTTGATGAAACAAAGGAGCATGACTCTTGCTGTGGACAGGGAAGACGATTTAGTGGTTCGTTACTTTACATATATGTTTGTGCACTCTTGATAGTGTTGTGTTTTTTGACAATCATTGTTCTCCAACAGATTTCTATTCAGTCGTGTCCGAGGTATCTGCAAGCGACTCTGAGGCAGACAATGAAAGTCACGATGGAGCAGACGTTGAATCTGATGAAGACGATGTACCTTTCTTTGATACAAACGATATCCTATCAGCCGACGCGCTGAGAAGCGCTTCTTACAGAAGCAGAGAAGCTGAAGGCAATGGTTCTATTTACGATAAAGACTCCTTCTTCTCTGACCGCTTGCAAGCTCCCGTTAGG
Coding sequences within:
- the LOC106295672 gene encoding oxysterol-binding protein-related protein 1D codes for the protein MNPLCCIAPVLIDDRTNPVIAKPAPNQQQHSQLGLMPSNHASKPSFSTQASWISQDQLERLSSEDVNLEGKDSSSNGGFFFGNGGVGGGAGAGVAGIMYKWTHYGKGWRARWFELEDGVLSYYKIHGPDKIVMNPARDKGVRVIGEESVRYIRKASCGSSNKLGAGAAASSRPCKPFGEVHLKVSSIRASKSDDKRLTIFTGTKTLHLRCVSRENRAAWVEALQVAKDLFPRVPSGDILPCEDAVVSTEKLRERLLQEGIGETVVKDCETIMLSEVSNLQNRLKVLTQKHLILLDTLRQLETEKIELETTVVDETKEHDSCCGQGRRFSDFYSVVSEVSASDSEADNESHDGADVESDEDDVPFFDTNDILSADALRSASYRSREAEGNGSIYDKDSFFSDRLQAPVRIPQYPYVRRRDNLPEPKEKEKPVGLWSIIKENIGKDLSGVCLPVYFNEPLSSLQKCFEDLEYSYLIDRALEWGKQGNELMRLLNIAAFAVSGYASTEGRQCKPFNPLLGETYEADYPDKGLRFFSEKVSHHPMIVACHCEGQGWNFWGDSNIKGKFWGRSIQLDPVGVLTLKFDDGETYQWSKVTTSIYNIILGKLYCDHYGTMRIKGGGSYSCKLKFKEQSVIDRNPRQVHGFVQDNRTGEKVAILIGKWDEAMYYVLGDPTTKPKGYDPMTEAVLLWERDKSPTKTRYNLSPFAISLNEITPGMMDKLPPTDSRLRPDQRHLENGEYEAANAEKLRLEQLQRQARRLQEKGWKPRWFEKDEEGNYRYVGGYWEAREKKDWEKITDIFKKQQQQRNSVSSSS